From Saccharothrix espanaensis DSM 44229, the proteins below share one genomic window:
- the mobA gene encoding molybdenum cofactor guanylyltransferase, protein MPVEWDAVILAGGRGSRLGGVDKATVRVGDRTLLEHALDAVRGAGRVVVVGPEKDVPGVLWTREDPPGGGPAAGVAAGLRHVRADVVVVLAVDQPGVTSSTVERLLAAGAPAVLVDEGGRSQWLAGVWSTGVLRAALPDDPRGASMRSVLAPLAPALVAALPGEARDVDTPADLG, encoded by the coding sequence GTGCCGGTTGAGTGGGACGCGGTGATCCTCGCCGGGGGTCGCGGCAGCAGGCTGGGCGGCGTCGACAAGGCCACGGTGCGGGTCGGCGACCGGACGCTCCTGGAGCACGCGCTCGACGCCGTCCGCGGTGCCGGGCGCGTGGTCGTCGTGGGGCCGGAGAAGGACGTGCCGGGCGTGCTGTGGACCCGGGAGGACCCGCCCGGCGGGGGACCGGCGGCCGGTGTCGCGGCGGGGCTGCGGCACGTGCGCGCCGACGTGGTCGTGGTGCTCGCCGTCGACCAGCCCGGTGTGACGTCGTCCACTGTGGAGCGGCTGCTCGCCGCCGGGGCGCCGGCGGTGCTGGTGGACGAGGGCGGCCGGTCGCAGTGGTTGGCCGGGGTGTGGTCGACCGGTGTGCTGCGGGCCGCGCTGCCCGACGACCCGCGTGGCGCGTCGATGCGCTCGGTGCTGGCACCGCTGGCTCCCGCGCTGGTCGCGGCGCTGCCCGGCGAGGCGCGGGACGTGGACACGCCGGCCGATCTTGGGTGA
- a CDS encoding SIR2 family NAD-dependent protein deacylase, translating to MDARDAMAAARRITALTGAGVSTDSGIPDFRGPRGVWTALGREFTMDGYLTDPAVRRAAWQARATHPMWTAEPNAAHRALAELERAGRVRALLTQNVDRLHQRAGSVAVVELHGSLTGTVCVDCGATGAMSAALDRVRAGEDDPDCGACGGILRSTTVAFGQPLDADVLRAARTAALDCDLMLVAGTSLLVEPAASLVGLAAQAGAAVVICNKEPTPYDGVATAVVRGPVGVSLPALVAVPVVGSGPVRTWGDPSTW from the coding sequence ATGGACGCACGGGACGCGATGGCGGCCGCGCGGCGGATCACCGCGCTGACCGGTGCCGGGGTCTCGACCGACTCGGGCATCCCTGACTTCCGCGGCCCGCGCGGCGTGTGGACGGCGCTCGGGCGTGAGTTCACCATGGACGGCTACCTGACCGACCCGGCCGTGCGGCGGGCGGCGTGGCAGGCGCGGGCGACGCATCCGATGTGGACGGCCGAGCCGAACGCGGCGCACCGGGCGCTGGCGGAGCTGGAGCGCGCCGGCCGGGTGCGGGCGCTGCTGACCCAGAACGTCGACCGGCTGCACCAGCGGGCGGGGTCGGTGGCGGTGGTGGAGCTGCACGGGTCGTTGACGGGGACGGTGTGCGTCGACTGCGGGGCGACCGGGGCGATGAGCGCGGCGCTGGACCGGGTGCGGGCGGGGGAGGACGACCCGGACTGCGGCGCGTGCGGCGGGATCCTGCGGTCCACGACCGTCGCTTTCGGACAGCCGTTGGACGCCGACGTGCTGCGCGCGGCGCGGACCGCGGCGTTGGACTGCGACCTGATGCTGGTGGCGGGGACGTCGCTGTTGGTGGAGCCCGCGGCGAGCCTGGTCGGGTTGGCGGCGCAGGCGGGCGCGGCGGTGGTCATCTGCAACAAGGAGCCGACGCCTTACGACGGCGTTGCGACTGCCGTGGTGCGCGGGCCGGTGGGAGTGTCGTTGCCGGCGCTGGTGGCGGTCCCGGTGGTCGGGTCGGGCCCGGTCCGGACGTGGGGCGATCCGAGCACTTGGTGA
- a CDS encoding NlpC/P60 family protein: protein MARWVILVVTALVLFPGVATAVPPPPPNPSDDEISVGRQEADAKAARVGELTSQLTAAEAELQRLTDDVAFKMELANKARVDLETAQDEAEKARQDADAARTEADAAGRAVEDSREELDEFAAASFQQGSTIGSLSAYFGSTSPENLLARSQLLAAVGDSGLNALDDVEQARSEKANKDSSARAALDLANQKQSAADQAKKDADAAQQSAVQAQQGQAGQAAAIEGDKSRVEGELTQALGAVQGLEGQRAQYNQWLDDKRREEEEAARQAALNAAKPTAPAHHRPAVAAASSGGGVETVVARAMEHLGVRYSWGGGNYNGPTIGIRDGGVADSYGDYYSVGFDCSGLMMYAFAGAGVFLPHYSGYQYNAGVKVPLSQAERGDMLFWGPGGGTHVALYLGGGMMIEAPYSGSSVRISPVRYGGIMPYATRLL, encoded by the coding sequence GTGGCTCGATGGGTGATCTTGGTGGTCACGGCGTTGGTCCTGTTCCCCGGCGTGGCGACGGCCGTCCCACCGCCCCCGCCCAACCCGAGCGACGACGAGATCAGCGTCGGCCGCCAGGAGGCGGACGCGAAGGCCGCCCGGGTCGGTGAGCTGACCAGCCAGTTGACCGCCGCCGAGGCCGAGCTCCAGCGCCTCACCGACGACGTCGCGTTCAAGATGGAGCTGGCCAACAAGGCCCGCGTCGACCTGGAGACCGCCCAGGACGAGGCCGAGAAGGCCAGGCAGGACGCCGACGCCGCGCGCACCGAGGCCGACGCCGCAGGCCGGGCCGTCGAGGACTCCCGCGAGGAGTTGGACGAGTTCGCCGCCGCCAGCTTCCAGCAGGGCAGCACGATCGGGTCGCTGTCCGCCTACTTCGGCTCCACCAGCCCGGAGAACCTGCTGGCCCGCTCGCAGCTCCTCGCGGCGGTCGGCGACTCCGGTCTCAACGCCCTGGACGACGTGGAGCAGGCCCGCTCGGAGAAGGCCAACAAGGACTCGTCGGCGCGCGCCGCGCTGGACCTGGCGAACCAGAAGCAGTCCGCCGCCGACCAGGCCAAGAAGGACGCCGACGCGGCCCAGCAGTCCGCCGTGCAGGCCCAGCAGGGCCAGGCCGGCCAGGCCGCCGCGATCGAGGGCGACAAGTCCCGGGTCGAGGGCGAGCTGACCCAGGCGCTCGGTGCCGTTCAGGGCCTGGAGGGTCAGCGCGCCCAGTACAACCAGTGGCTCGACGACAAGCGCCGCGAGGAGGAGGAAGCCGCACGTCAGGCGGCCCTCAACGCGGCGAAGCCGACCGCGCCCGCGCACCACCGCCCGGCGGTGGCGGCCGCGTCGAGCGGCGGCGGCGTGGAGACGGTCGTGGCCCGCGCGATGGAGCACCTCGGCGTCCGCTACTCGTGGGGCGGCGGCAACTACAACGGCCCGACGATCGGCATCCGCGACGGAGGCGTGGCCGACTCGTACGGCGACTACTACAGCGTCGGGTTCGACTGCTCCGGGCTGATGATGTACGCGTTCGCGGGTGCCGGCGTCTTCCTGCCGCACTACAGCGGCTACCAGTACAACGCCGGCGTCAAGGTGCCGCTGTCCCAGGCCGAACGCGGCGACATGCTGTTCTGGGGACCCGGCGGCGGCACGCACGTGGCGCTCTACCTCGGCGGCGGGATGATGATCGAAGCCCCGTACTCGGGCTCGTCGGTCCGCATCTCGCCGGTCCGCTACGGCGGCATCATGCCGTACGCGACCCGCCTGCTCTGA
- a CDS encoding DUF58 domain-containing protein: protein MHGGRMEAALRTLELEVRRRLDGLLQGNHLGLVPGPGSEPGEARPYQPGDDVRRMDWAVTARTTVPHIRETVADRELETWLAIDLSPSLDFGTAVCEKRDLVVAATAATAHLTRGGGNRVGALVSTGQDLVRVPARGGLAHSRGLIRKVAETPRAPEGTRGSLADLVEQLRRPPRRRGLVVVISDFLGETDWQRPLRALSARHDLVAIEVVDPRDIDLPEVGTVVLADPETGKQREVTASPLLRREFAAAAAEHRAAVAAGLRRANAGHLVLRTDSDWIADIVRFVVARKRRWSGGVA, encoded by the coding sequence ATGCACGGCGGCCGGATGGAAGCCGCGCTGCGCACGCTGGAGCTGGAGGTCCGCCGCCGGCTCGACGGCCTGCTCCAGGGCAACCACCTGGGCCTGGTGCCCGGTCCGGGCTCCGAGCCGGGCGAGGCGCGGCCCTACCAGCCGGGCGACGACGTGCGCCGGATGGACTGGGCGGTCACCGCCCGCACCACCGTGCCGCACATCCGGGAGACGGTCGCCGACCGCGAGCTGGAGACGTGGCTGGCGATCGACCTGTCGCCGTCGCTGGACTTCGGCACGGCGGTGTGCGAGAAGCGTGACCTGGTGGTGGCCGCGACCGCCGCGACCGCCCACCTGACCCGCGGTGGCGGCAACCGGGTCGGCGCGCTGGTGTCGACCGGCCAGGACCTGGTCCGGGTGCCCGCGCGAGGCGGTCTGGCGCACTCCCGGGGCCTGATCCGCAAGGTGGCCGAGACACCGCGCGCGCCCGAGGGCACCCGGGGTTCGCTGGCCGACCTGGTGGAGCAGCTGCGCCGGCCGCCGCGCCGGCGCGGCCTGGTCGTGGTGATCTCGGACTTCCTCGGCGAGACCGACTGGCAGCGCCCGCTGCGCGCGCTGTCGGCCCGGCACGACCTGGTGGCCATCGAGGTGGTCGACCCGCGTGACATCGACCTGCCGGAGGTCGGCACGGTCGTGCTGGCCGACCCGGAGACCGGCAAGCAGCGCGAGGTGACCGCGTCGCCGCTGCTGCGCCGCGAGTTCGCCGCCGCGGCGGCCGAGCACCGGGCGGCGGTGGCGGCCGGGCTGCGCCGGGCCAACGCCGGGCACCTGGTGCTGCGCACCGACTCGGACTGGATCGCGGACATCGTGCGCTTCGTGGTGGCGCGCAAGCGCCGCTGGTCGGGAGGGGTGGCCTGA
- a CDS encoding carbonic anhydrase family protein — translation MGEQQSPINIVHRLTVPTGDIGLDVRWLPGVRGFEVRPEADGVRFHPHDQHVVRLGEAVFRLENVHFHRPSEHWVEGVRQTAEMHAVHIRADESLRVCVVAVFLELAYADSAPTASVPGPSVPGAGSVGTVPGSVLPGSVLPGSVVRGPEEFALRDLLPAESRCYRYEGSLTTPEFDETVSWVVLREPVKVTDPNLAAFIRSHADKARAPQRLNRRFVLSST, via the coding sequence ATGGGGGAGCAGCAGTCGCCGATCAACATCGTCCACCGGCTGACCGTGCCGACCGGCGACATCGGGCTGGACGTGCGCTGGCTGCCGGGGGTGCGTGGGTTCGAGGTGCGGCCGGAGGCGGACGGCGTGCGCTTCCACCCGCACGACCAGCACGTGGTGCGGCTGGGCGAGGCCGTGTTCCGGCTGGAGAACGTGCACTTCCATCGGCCGAGCGAGCACTGGGTGGAGGGAGTGCGGCAGACGGCGGAGATGCACGCGGTGCACATCCGTGCGGACGAGAGCTTGCGCGTGTGCGTGGTCGCGGTGTTCCTGGAACTGGCGTACGCAGACTCGGCCCCGACGGCGTCCGTGCCCGGCCCTTCCGTCCCTGGCGCGGGGTCGGTCGGGACGGTGCCCGGTTCGGTGCTTCCCGGTTCGGTGCTGCCCGGTTCGGTGGTGCGGGGCCCGGAGGAGTTCGCACTGCGCGACCTGCTCCCGGCCGAGTCCCGGTGCTACCGGTACGAGGGGTCGCTGACGACACCGGAGTTCGACGAGACGGTGAGCTGGGTGGTGCTGCGCGAACCCGTGAAGGTGACGGACCCGAACCTCGCCGCCTTCATCCGCTCCCACGCGGACAAGGCCCGAGCACCCCAACGCCTGAACCGGAGGTTCGTACTCTCCTCCACCTGA
- a CDS encoding VWA domain-containing protein, translated as MSFTGFTAPWWFLLLIAVAAVAAVYVVMQRVLRKRMLRFANLSMLEKVAPKRQGWWRHGPAAFLLVAFILLTVALAGPTAEQKVPRNRATVMLVIDTSLSMKATDVRPSRLEAAQVAAKSFADGLTPGINLGLISFAGSATVLVAPTTDRGAVTQSIDGLKLAQATATGDAIVAALASIDSFGKVVGGADGPPPARVVLMTDGKETVGTKRAFDAAEDAKKAGIPISTISFGTEDGVVEIEGRRQEVPVDDDSMKEIAKLSGGEFFKAASAEELRRVYDTLGEQIGYEKKQADASRPWVVLGTLIGLASLAGALLLGQRLP; from the coding sequence ATGAGCTTCACGGGTTTCACCGCCCCGTGGTGGTTCCTGCTGCTGATCGCCGTGGCGGCGGTCGCGGCGGTCTACGTGGTGATGCAGCGGGTGCTGCGCAAGCGGATGCTGCGGTTCGCGAACCTGTCCATGCTGGAGAAGGTCGCCCCGAAGCGGCAGGGCTGGTGGCGGCACGGGCCGGCGGCGTTCCTGCTGGTGGCGTTCATCCTGCTGACGGTGGCGCTGGCCGGGCCGACCGCCGAGCAGAAGGTGCCGCGCAACCGGGCGACGGTGATGCTGGTGATCGACACGTCGCTGTCGATGAAGGCGACCGACGTCCGGCCGTCCCGGCTGGAGGCGGCGCAGGTCGCGGCCAAGTCGTTCGCCGACGGCCTGACGCCGGGCATCAACCTGGGGCTGATCTCGTTCGCCGGGTCGGCGACCGTCCTGGTCGCGCCGACCACCGACCGCGGCGCGGTGACCCAGAGCATCGACGGCCTGAAGCTGGCGCAGGCGACCGCGACCGGTGACGCGATCGTCGCGGCGCTGGCGTCGATCGACTCGTTCGGCAAGGTCGTCGGGGGAGCCGACGGGCCGCCGCCGGCGCGGGTCGTGCTGATGACCGACGGCAAGGAGACGGTCGGCACGAAGCGGGCGTTCGACGCGGCGGAGGATGCCAAGAAGGCGGGCATCCCGATCTCCACGATCTCGTTCGGCACCGAGGACGGCGTGGTCGAGATCGAGGGCCGCCGGCAGGAGGTCCCGGTGGACGACGACTCGATGAAGGAGATCGCGAAGCTCTCCGGCGGCGAGTTCTTCAAGGCGGCCAGCGCCGAGGAGCTCCGCCGGGTGTACGACACGCTGGGCGAGCAGATCGGCTACGAGAAGAAGCAGGCCGACGCCAGCCGGCCGTGGGTGGTGCTGGGCACGCTGATCGGCCTGGCGTCGCTGGCCGGGGCGCTGCTGCTGGGGCAGCGCCTGCCCTGA
- a CDS encoding mycothiol transferase → MTDTPWEPPPAGTEVEHLTGALDRLRATFRWKADDLDAAGLTTRVGASSLTLGGLLKHLAACEDHLSTVRLGGGPLGAPWDALGWDGRDWAFTFATDGHTPAQLYGLWDGAVERSRTRLAAALADGGLDRPVHLAWPDGRHLSLRRLVCDLIEEYGRHTGHADLLREAVDGRVGEDPPPGWRPVS, encoded by the coding sequence ATGACCGACACCCCGTGGGAGCCGCCACCGGCCGGCACCGAGGTCGAGCACCTGACCGGCGCGCTCGACCGGCTGCGCGCGACGTTCCGCTGGAAGGCCGACGACCTCGACGCGGCCGGGCTGACGACCCGGGTCGGCGCGTCCTCGCTGACCCTGGGTGGCCTGCTCAAGCACCTGGCCGCCTGCGAGGACCACCTGTCCACCGTGCGGCTCGGTGGTGGCCCGCTCGGCGCGCCGTGGGACGCCCTGGGCTGGGACGGCCGGGACTGGGCCTTCACCTTCGCCACCGACGGCCACACCCCGGCGCAGCTCTACGGGCTGTGGGACGGTGCCGTCGAGCGCTCCCGGACCCGGTTGGCGGCGGCCCTGGCCGACGGCGGGCTGGACCGGCCCGTGCACCTGGCGTGGCCGGACGGCCGGCACCTCAGCCTGCGCCGCCTGGTGTGCGACCTGATCGAGGAGTACGGCCGGCACACCGGTCACGCCGACCTGCTGCGCGAAGCCGTGGACGGGCGCGTCGGCGAGGACCCGCCCCCGGGCTGGCGACCGGTGTCCTGA
- a CDS encoding ABC transporter ATP-binding protein, with protein MVRLDRVGKRYGRGPWVLRDVTLAVEPGETVVVTGGNGSGKSTLLRIAAGLSRPTSGRVARPASVGYLPERFPPGVKLSARDYLRHLAAVRGVPARWDLVEALGFVGDPDAPMATLSKGNTQKVALAQALAATGLLVLDEPWSGLDAAAGAVLAEFVTGGAAARLITDHHGHDLPGAREFALGARRTGVVVELDRVGESFEKISVLAGVREARVVGRGARVEVEPGFSDQVLVEALRLGCSVRSVRS; from the coding sequence GTGGTCCGTCTTGATCGAGTCGGTAAGCGGTACGGGCGCGGCCCGTGGGTGCTCCGCGACGTGACGCTGGCGGTCGAACCGGGCGAAACGGTCGTGGTGACCGGCGGCAACGGCTCCGGCAAGTCCACCCTGCTGCGGATCGCCGCCGGGCTGAGCCGCCCGACGTCCGGCCGGGTGGCGCGCCCCGCCTCGGTCGGGTACCTGCCCGAGCGGTTCCCGCCCGGCGTGAAGCTCTCCGCGCGGGACTACCTGCGGCACCTGGCCGCCGTGCGCGGCGTCCCGGCGCGGTGGGACCTGGTCGAGGCGCTCGGCTTCGTCGGCGACCCGGACGCGCCGATGGCGACCCTGTCCAAGGGCAACACCCAGAAGGTCGCCCTCGCCCAGGCGCTCGCCGCGACCGGCCTGCTGGTGCTCGACGAGCCGTGGTCGGGCCTCGACGCCGCCGCCGGCGCGGTGCTCGCCGAGTTCGTCACCGGCGGCGCGGCCGCCCGGCTGATCACCGACCACCACGGCCACGACCTGCCCGGCGCGCGGGAGTTCGCGCTCGGCGCGCGCCGGACCGGTGTCGTCGTCGAACTGGACCGGGTGGGGGAGTCGTTCGAGAAGATCAGCGTGTTGGCGGGCGTGCGGGAGGCGCGGGTGGTCGGCCGCGGCGCGCGGGTCGAGGTCGAGCCCGGGTTCAGCGACCAGGTGCTGGTCGAGGCGTTGCGGCTGGGCTGCTCGGTGCGGAGCGTGCGGTCGTGA
- a CDS encoding FAD-dependent monooxygenase — protein sequence MDTQVLIVGAGPTGLTLAVDLARRGVGFRLVDRAGGPFTGSPGKALQPRSIEVLHDLGVVDEGKRPTPDAPYPSTVIIPQFRVERILRDRLAELGGAVEYGTEVTSFEQDGDGVTAVVGGELVRAAYLVGCDGGRSPVRKRLGVGFEGETWDDQRLVIGDVRLDGLDREHWHAWPKSPAGLLALCPLPGTDLYRLRAPADAEPSLEVLRTLVRARTGRDDVVVREATWMSPYRANVRMVDRYRVGRVFLAGDAAHVHPPAGGQDMDTGIQDAYNLGWKLAAVLTGAGGELLDTYEAERLPVAAWLLGVTSRLHHEADATQWPGKRDDETLQLALTYRGGPLAGVGERAGDRAPDAPCALVDGTPARMFDLFQGPEFALVGIGAQDAVAYVRDAHPYVRTHSVVDVDGHVEAAYGATEGTLLLIRPDGYLAAVTTDPAEAVAYLDQVLG from the coding sequence ATGGACACGCAGGTACTGATCGTCGGGGCCGGACCGACCGGCCTCACCCTCGCCGTCGACCTGGCGCGGCGCGGGGTGGGGTTCCGGCTGGTGGACCGCGCCGGCGGGCCGTTCACCGGGTCGCCGGGCAAGGCGTTGCAGCCGCGGTCGATCGAGGTGCTGCACGACCTGGGCGTGGTGGACGAGGGGAAGCGGCCGACGCCGGACGCGCCGTACCCGAGCACCGTGATCATCCCCCAGTTCCGGGTGGAGCGGATCCTGCGGGACCGGCTGGCGGAGCTGGGCGGCGCGGTCGAGTACGGCACGGAGGTCACCTCGTTCGAGCAGGACGGCGACGGGGTCACCGCCGTGGTCGGCGGCGAGCTGGTGCGGGCGGCGTACCTGGTGGGCTGCGACGGCGGGCGCAGCCCGGTGCGCAAGCGGCTCGGCGTGGGCTTCGAGGGCGAGACGTGGGACGACCAGCGGCTGGTGATCGGGGACGTGCGGCTGGACGGCCTGGACCGCGAGCACTGGCACGCGTGGCCGAAGTCGCCCGCCGGGCTTCTCGCGCTGTGCCCGCTGCCGGGCACGGACCTCTACCGGTTGCGGGCCCCGGCGGACGCCGAGCCGTCGCTGGAGGTGCTGCGCACGCTGGTCCGGGCGCGCACCGGCCGGGACGACGTCGTCGTGCGGGAGGCGACGTGGATGTCGCCGTACCGGGCGAACGTGCGGATGGTGGACCGGTACCGGGTGGGCCGGGTGTTCCTGGCGGGCGACGCGGCGCACGTGCACCCGCCGGCCGGCGGCCAGGACATGGACACCGGTATCCAGGACGCCTACAACCTGGGCTGGAAGCTGGCCGCCGTGCTGACCGGCGCGGGCGGGGAACTGCTCGACACCTACGAGGCCGAACGCCTGCCGGTGGCCGCGTGGCTGCTGGGCGTCACCAGCCGGCTGCACCACGAGGCGGACGCGACGCAGTGGCCCGGCAAGCGCGACGACGAGACGCTGCAACTGGCCCTGACCTACCGCGGCGGACCGCTGGCGGGGGTCGGCGAACGAGCGGGCGACCGCGCGCCGGACGCGCCGTGCGCGCTCGTGGACGGAACGCCGGCCCGGATGTTCGACCTGTTCCAAGGGCCGGAGTTCGCGCTGGTGGGGATCGGCGCGCAGGACGCAGTGGCGTACGTGCGGGACGCGCACCCCTACGTCCGCACGCACTCCGTGGTCGACGTGGACGGTCACGTCGAGGCGGCGTACGGCGCGACCGAGGGCACCTTGCTGCTGATCCGCCCGGACGGCTACCTCGCCGCGGTGACCACCGACCCGGCCGAAGCCGTCGCCTATCTCGACCAGGTGCTCGGCTGA
- a CDS encoding AAA family ATPase, with product MSEPAAEAPNTPARDAQLLERTVFEVKRVIVGQDRLVERMLVGLLAKGHLLLEGVPGVAKTLAVETFATVVGGSFSRVQFTPDLVPADILGTRIYRQASESFDVELGPVVANFVLADEINRAPAKVQSAMLEVMAERHVSIGGKTFPMPNPFLVLATQNPIENEGVYPLPEAQRDRFLFKIQVEYPTAEEEREIVYRMGVEAPVPSQVLSPEELVRLQGVASRVFVHHALVDYVVRLVIATRAPKEHQLTDVAGWVAYGASPRASLGIIAAARALALVRGRDYVLPQDVVDVVPDVLRHRLVLSYDALADGVPLDHIITRVLQTVPLPQVSARPAQATPQPAGRP from the coding sequence TTGTCCGAGCCCGCCGCCGAGGCGCCCAACACGCCGGCTCGTGACGCCCAGTTGCTCGAACGCACCGTGTTCGAGGTCAAGCGGGTGATCGTCGGTCAGGACCGGCTCGTCGAGCGGATGCTCGTCGGCCTGCTGGCCAAGGGCCACCTGTTGCTGGAGGGCGTGCCCGGCGTGGCCAAGACGCTCGCCGTGGAGACGTTCGCGACCGTCGTCGGCGGATCGTTCTCCCGCGTGCAGTTCACCCCCGACCTGGTGCCCGCGGACATCCTCGGCACCCGGATCTACCGGCAGGCCAGCGAGAGCTTCGACGTGGAACTCGGCCCCGTCGTGGCCAACTTCGTGCTCGCCGACGAGATCAACCGCGCGCCCGCCAAGGTGCAGAGCGCGATGCTGGAGGTCATGGCCGAGCGGCACGTGTCGATCGGCGGCAAGACCTTCCCGATGCCCAACCCGTTCCTGGTGCTGGCCACCCAGAACCCGATCGAGAACGAGGGCGTCTACCCGCTGCCCGAGGCGCAGCGCGACCGCTTCCTGTTCAAGATCCAGGTCGAGTACCCGACGGCCGAGGAAGAGCGCGAGATCGTCTACCGGATGGGTGTCGAGGCCCCCGTCCCGTCGCAGGTGCTCAGCCCGGAGGAACTGGTCCGGCTGCAGGGCGTGGCGTCGCGGGTGTTCGTGCACCACGCGCTGGTGGACTACGTGGTGCGCCTGGTGATCGCGACCCGCGCGCCCAAGGAGCACCAGCTCACCGACGTGGCCGGCTGGGTCGCTTACGGCGCGTCGCCGCGCGCCAGCCTGGGCATCATCGCCGCCGCGCGCGCCCTCGCGCTGGTCCGGGGCCGTGACTACGTGCTGCCCCAGGACGTCGTGGACGTCGTGCCGGACGTGCTGCGGCACCGGCTGGTGCTCTCCTACGACGCGCTGGCCGACGGCGTGCCGCTGGACCACATCATCACCCGCGTGCTGCAGACCGTGCCGCTGCCGCAGGTCTCCGCCCGGCCCGCGCAGGCGACGCCGCAGCCCGCGGGCAGGCCGTGA
- a CDS encoding AMP-binding protein — MRVPLTVADFLDRAAQVFADTTATVDEPDQPGAPVPTTTYGDLATRVRAWQAGFDALGVGEGERVAVVSHNSARLLELLHAVPASGRVCVPVNFRLRPDEVSYVVEHSGASVLLVDPELELDGVTARHRFTLGVESEQLLRFDVEPRPWSDPDEDATATVNYTSGTTARPKGVRMTHRNIWLNAVTFAMHTRAWERDVYLHVLPMFHCNGWGMPFGLAGLGVPQVVLRKVDGTEILRRVDHHGVTLMCGAPAVWNAVLDAARTWDGEIPGRDRVRIVCAGAPPPSRTIARVGEELGWEFLQLYGLTETSPLLTFNRTRPGDDALPAEERARKLSRAGAPGLGVRLRIAESGEVLARTNHVMAGYWDNPDATAEAVEDGWFHTGDGGSLDGEGQLTISDRKKDVIITGGENVSSIEVEDVLFSHPSVAEAAVIGVPHEKWGETIKALIVLVEGARATEAELISHCRARLAGFKSPTSVEFRDAIPRTATGKVQKFKLREPYWSGLDRKVN, encoded by the coding sequence ATGCGCGTACCCCTGACTGTCGCCGATTTCCTCGACCGTGCCGCGCAGGTCTTCGCGGACACCACCGCCACCGTGGACGAGCCGGACCAGCCCGGCGCTCCCGTCCCCACCACCACTTACGGCGACCTCGCCACCAGGGTCCGGGCCTGGCAGGCCGGGTTCGACGCGCTGGGGGTCGGCGAGGGGGAGCGGGTGGCTGTGGTCAGTCACAACTCCGCCCGGCTGCTCGAACTGCTGCACGCCGTGCCCGCGAGTGGTCGGGTGTGCGTGCCGGTGAACTTCCGGCTTCGGCCGGATGAGGTGTCCTACGTCGTGGAGCACAGCGGGGCGTCCGTGCTGCTGGTCGATCCCGAGCTGGAGCTCGACGGGGTCACCGCGCGGCACCGGTTCACGCTCGGTGTCGAGAGCGAGCAGCTCCTGCGCTTCGACGTCGAGCCCCGCCCGTGGTCCGACCCCGACGAGGACGCCACGGCCACCGTCAACTACACCTCCGGCACGACCGCCCGGCCCAAGGGCGTGCGGATGACCCACCGCAACATCTGGCTCAACGCGGTCACCTTCGCCATGCACACCCGCGCCTGGGAGCGGGACGTCTACCTGCACGTCCTCCCGATGTTCCACTGCAACGGCTGGGGCATGCCGTTCGGGCTGGCCGGGCTGGGCGTGCCGCAGGTGGTCCTGCGCAAGGTCGACGGCACCGAGATCCTGCGCCGGGTCGACCACCACGGCGTCACGCTGATGTGCGGCGCGCCCGCCGTCTGGAACGCCGTCCTGGACGCCGCCCGGACGTGGGACGGCGAGATCCCCGGCCGCGACCGGGTCCGGATCGTGTGCGCCGGCGCGCCCCCGCCCAGCCGGACGATCGCCCGGGTCGGCGAGGAGCTGGGCTGGGAGTTCCTCCAGCTCTACGGCCTGACCGAGACCTCGCCGCTGCTCACGTTCAACCGCACCCGCCCCGGTGACGACGCGCTGCCCGCCGAGGAGCGGGCCCGCAAGCTGTCCCGGGCCGGTGCGCCGGGGCTGGGCGTGCGGTTGCGGATCGCCGAGAGCGGCGAGGTGCTGGCGCGGACCAACCACGTGATGGCTGGCTACTGGGACAACCCGGACGCCACCGCCGAGGCGGTCGAGGACGGCTGGTTCCACACCGGGGACGGCGGGTCGCTCGACGGTGAGGGTCAGCTCACGATCTCCGACCGCAAGAAGGACGTGATCATCACCGGCGGTGAGAACGTCTCCTCGATCGAGGTGGAGGACGTCCTGTTCAGTCACCCGTCCGTGGCTGAAGCCGCCGTGATCGGAGTACCGCACGAGAAGTGGGGCGAGACGATCAAAGCGCTGATCGTGCTGGTGGAGGGCGCGCGGGCGACCGAGGCGGAGCTGATCTCGCACTGCAGGGCGCGACTCGCCGGGTTCAAGTCACCCACCTCCGTGGAGTTCCGCGACGCCATCCCGCGCACCGCCACGGGCAAGGTGCAGAAGTTCAAGCTGCGCGAACCGTACTGGTCGGGGCTGGATCGCAAGGTCAACTGA